A genomic segment from Candidatus Nanopelagicales bacterium encodes:
- a CDS encoding transglycosylase domain-containing protein, whose product MASANRDQTTHGSSVQVRLLCTFVGTAVVAGVVAAGIAMPAVGGVSAVAKTAIEGFESYPQKLGQPVLPQRSTVQDSGGKTLAYFWEENRVIVPLKKVAPVLLKAVIAIEDSRFYEHNGVDVRGTLRALATNQQSGEVMQGGSTITQQYVKLVLLNNAKTDAEKMAATERTAERKLREARYAIALEKEVSKDAILGGYLNAAYYGAGAYGVEVAAQTYFRTSAKELDLVEAATLAGIIQQPAAFDPIRNPKASTARRNQVLLRMLELGDITSAQYTKAKKTPLKKYLTPKILKNGCTKAYASYFCDYTLNYIRNTPTFGKTKKARINFLQTGGLEIVTTLDRGDQEASQRTVENYIPIGDPSHKAAAISMVQPRTGKILAMAQNTKWGTKGNGKTTYNYNVRRADGGTIGMQSGSSFKPFTLAAALEKGISPNISINAPGVKTFYGFRDCDGYQFPGYTVRNASVSEAGNFDMYSGTKHSVNTFFVGLEQMVSLCRQAEIAESLGVRRGDGKQLNRVPSFVLGANEVVPLDMAGAFAGFANDGVWCKPNPIDKIVGIEDGHKIYNASPDCHRVLSSAVAQTVTSLLKGPLGAGGTASGQTFGRPAAGKTGTSDSSSAVWFAGYTPQISSAVWVGDPRGGYRYPLRNVVINGRYYGTVYGGSLPAPIWRAAMAAAHSGLPIQDFGSAPSYYDSSGVDSGPPEQGQSPSNPKPDKGTDWGRELLDRLPDFDFGR is encoded by the coding sequence GTGGCATCTGCGAATCGTGACCAGACGACCCACGGGTCGTCAGTTCAGGTTCGGCTTCTTTGCACTTTCGTGGGGACCGCCGTGGTCGCTGGGGTCGTCGCGGCCGGGATCGCGATGCCCGCTGTTGGTGGGGTTAGCGCCGTAGCCAAGACGGCGATTGAGGGCTTCGAATCATATCCGCAGAAGCTCGGCCAGCCCGTGCTTCCTCAGCGGTCGACAGTTCAGGATTCTGGCGGAAAGACCCTGGCGTATTTCTGGGAAGAGAACCGCGTAATCGTGCCGCTGAAGAAGGTCGCTCCCGTTCTGCTGAAGGCGGTAATCGCGATCGAAGACTCGCGCTTCTATGAGCACAATGGCGTGGATGTTCGCGGCACGTTGAGGGCTCTGGCAACGAATCAGCAGAGCGGGGAGGTAATGCAGGGTGGTTCAACCATCACTCAGCAGTACGTCAAGCTGGTCTTGTTGAACAACGCGAAGACCGACGCTGAGAAGATGGCCGCTACCGAACGAACGGCTGAACGGAAGTTACGCGAAGCTCGATACGCCATCGCGCTGGAGAAGGAAGTCTCCAAAGACGCGATTCTTGGCGGCTACCTCAATGCCGCCTACTACGGCGCCGGTGCCTACGGAGTTGAGGTCGCGGCGCAGACGTACTTCAGAACATCCGCGAAGGAGCTGGATCTCGTCGAGGCGGCCACCTTGGCCGGAATCATCCAGCAGCCAGCCGCGTTTGACCCGATCCGCAACCCCAAGGCGTCCACCGCGCGCAGGAACCAGGTGCTACTGCGGATGTTAGAGCTGGGTGACATAACGTCGGCGCAGTACACGAAGGCCAAGAAGACCCCCTTGAAGAAGTACTTGACGCCGAAGATCCTCAAGAACGGGTGCACGAAGGCGTATGCCTCGTATTTCTGTGACTACACGCTCAACTACATCCGAAATACCCCGACGTTTGGCAAGACGAAGAAGGCCAGGATCAACTTCCTTCAGACCGGCGGCCTGGAGATAGTCACGACGTTGGACCGAGGGGATCAGGAGGCTTCACAGCGAACGGTCGAGAACTACATCCCCATAGGAGACCCCAGCCATAAGGCCGCCGCCATCTCGATGGTTCAGCCGCGCACGGGCAAGATCCTGGCGATGGCGCAGAACACCAAGTGGGGTACGAAGGGCAACGGGAAGACGACGTACAACTACAACGTGCGTCGTGCGGACGGTGGCACGATCGGTATGCAGTCGGGCTCGTCGTTCAAGCCGTTCACCCTGGCAGCGGCGCTGGAGAAGGGCATCTCGCCAAACATCTCGATCAACGCCCCTGGCGTGAAGACGTTCTACGGATTCCGTGACTGCGACGGTTACCAATTCCCCGGGTACACGGTGCGCAACGCCAGCGTCAGCGAAGCGGGCAACTTTGACATGTACTCCGGCACGAAGCATTCGGTGAACACGTTCTTCGTCGGGTTGGAGCAGATGGTCAGCTTGTGCCGCCAAGCTGAGATCGCCGAGTCTCTTGGTGTTCGGCGCGGAGATGGCAAGCAGTTGAACCGAGTTCCGTCGTTCGTTCTCGGCGCCAACGAGGTGGTCCCGCTGGATATGGCCGGGGCATTCGCTGGGTTCGCCAACGACGGAGTTTGGTGCAAGCCAAACCCGATCGACAAGATCGTGGGCATTGAGGACGGTCACAAGATCTACAACGCGAGCCCGGACTGCCACCGAGTCCTGAGCAGTGCGGTGGCGCAAACCGTTACATCTCTGCTCAAGGGTCCGCTGGGGGCCGGGGGAACCGCATCTGGACAGACGTTTGGCCGCCCTGCGGCTGGCAAGACCGGTACCTCTGACTCCTCCTCCGCTGTCTGGTTCGCCGGGTACACGCCCCAGATCTCATCAGCGGTGTGGGTGGGCGATCCTAGGGGCGGCTACCGCTACCCGTTGCGAAACGTGGTGATAAACGGCCGCTACTACGGCACGGTCTACGGTGGTTCGCTGCCAGCGCCAATCTGGCGTGCCGCCATGGCCGCAGCGCATTCGGGTCTGCCAATCCAGGACTTCGGATCGGCGCCATCGTACTACGACTCCTCGGGCGTCGACTCCGGCCCGCCCGAACAGGGGCAGTCGCCGTCCAATCCGAAGCCCGACAAAGGCACGGACTGGGGTCGGGAGTTGCTGGACCGC
- a CDS encoding ArsA-related P-loop ATPase produces MACELWPGVRLHIVSGKGGTGKTTVASALALALAEGGHRVLLVEVEGRQGIAQLFDLPPLAYEEQRIAVTSGGGEVLGQAIDAERAVLEYLRMFYNIKRAGGALKRLGAIDFATTIAPGLRDVLLTGKTGEAVRRRSGRSFVYGAVVMDAPPTGRITRFLNVNTEVATVTRVGPIRNQADSVMRVLKSSETAIHLVSLLEEMPVQETLDGLSELRSAGLPTGEVFVNQIHRELLPEEVLDSDEPVAQDEIAAGLLAAGVSPRLRTESLTHALRVEAADHVTRVRLEQRERNRLVGHGISPIDLPLLRDGVDLGGLYELAASIRERAPR; encoded by the coding sequence GTGGCGTGTGAACTTTGGCCAGGCGTGCGCCTTCATATAGTTTCCGGCAAGGGCGGCACTGGCAAGACGACCGTCGCGTCCGCACTAGCCCTCGCTCTGGCGGAAGGTGGACATCGGGTTCTGCTCGTGGAGGTCGAGGGGCGTCAGGGCATCGCCCAGCTGTTCGATCTGCCGCCTCTGGCGTATGAGGAACAGCGCATCGCTGTGACCTCCGGCGGAGGGGAGGTCCTCGGCCAGGCGATCGACGCGGAGCGCGCCGTCCTGGAGTACCTGCGGATGTTCTACAACATCAAGCGAGCGGGCGGCGCGCTGAAGCGTTTGGGCGCGATTGACTTCGCCACGACGATCGCACCGGGCTTGCGGGACGTCCTCCTCACCGGCAAGACGGGCGAAGCTGTCAGACGGCGCTCTGGCAGGAGCTTCGTCTATGGCGCTGTTGTGATGGACGCGCCCCCAACCGGGAGGATCACGCGCTTCCTCAACGTCAACACCGAAGTAGCCACCGTGACCCGCGTGGGCCCGATTAGAAACCAGGCCGACTCGGTGATGCGCGTCCTGAAATCCAGCGAGACGGCGATACACCTGGTGTCCTTGTTGGAGGAGATGCCCGTCCAGGAGACGTTGGACGGCCTCAGCGAACTGCGCTCCGCCGGGCTTCCGACCGGAGAAGTGTTCGTCAACCAGATCCACCGGGAACTCTTGCCGGAAGAGGTGCTCGATAGCGATGAGCCTGTCGCGCAGGACGAGATCGCCGCTGGGCTTCTCGCTGCCGGAGTGTCGCCGCGACTTCGTACTGAATCCTTGACTCACGCACTGCGGGTCGAGGCCGCGGATCACGTCACTCGGGTGCGTCTGGAGCAGCGTGAGCGGAACCGGCTCGTAGGGCATGGGATCTCCCCAATTGATCTTCCCCTGCTGCGCGACGGTGTGGACTTGGGCGGGCTGTATGAGCTGGCGGCATCGATAAGAGAGCGGGCACCCAGGTGA
- a CDS encoding ArsA family ATPase → MTRAQAFDVATLLADPETRIVVCCGSGGVGKTTIAAALALRAAESGRRVVVLTIDPARRLAQSMGLSELDNTPRAVRDVDGTGSLDAMMLDMKRTFDELVVAHTDPERAQQVLVNPFYVALSSSFAGTQEYMAMEKLAQLRDKSEADGSWDLIVVDTPPSRSALDFLDAPKRLGSFLDGRFIRILSAPAKGAGRGFGRVFGVGVGLVSSVLSRVVGTQLLSDVSTFVETLETIFGGFRSRADATYRLLQARGTAFVVVAAPETDAIREATYFVDRLASEGMPIEGLVLNRVTVSPAEALTAEEAIVGAETLEESGQHIVTAALLRMHADTVRTAARQRHLAERFTAAHPGVAQVVVPALADDVHDLDGLREIGSLLVGS, encoded by the coding sequence GTGACCCGCGCGCAGGCTTTCGACGTCGCCACACTGCTCGCGGACCCCGAGACCCGGATAGTCGTGTGTTGCGGCAGCGGAGGGGTTGGCAAGACAACGATCGCCGCAGCCTTGGCGCTGCGAGCCGCGGAGTCCGGCAGGCGCGTAGTCGTTCTGACGATCGACCCCGCTCGTCGACTCGCCCAGTCGATGGGCCTGAGCGAGTTGGACAACACTCCCAGGGCCGTGCGCGACGTGGATGGCACGGGGTCGCTCGACGCCATGATGCTGGACATGAAGCGCACGTTCGACGAGCTAGTTGTGGCGCACACCGACCCTGAGCGCGCCCAACAAGTGCTCGTGAACCCGTTCTACGTAGCGCTGTCGAGTTCGTTCGCGGGGACGCAGGAGTACATGGCCATGGAGAAGCTGGCCCAACTCCGCGACAAGTCAGAAGCGGACGGATCGTGGGATCTGATCGTGGTGGATACGCCCCCGTCACGCTCCGCGCTTGATTTCCTTGACGCGCCCAAGCGCTTGGGGTCGTTTCTGGATGGCCGCTTCATCCGCATCCTCAGCGCACCAGCCAAGGGGGCTGGACGCGGATTCGGGCGCGTGTTTGGCGTTGGAGTCGGGCTGGTGTCGTCGGTACTCAGCAGGGTAGTGGGCACACAGCTTCTGTCTGACGTGTCGACATTCGTCGAAACCCTGGAGACGATCTTCGGGGGCTTCCGGTCCCGGGCCGATGCGACCTACCGCCTGTTGCAGGCGCGCGGAACCGCGTTCGTTGTGGTGGCCGCCCCGGAAACGGACGCGATCCGCGAGGCAACCTACTTCGTGGACCGCCTGGCGTCAGAGGGGATGCCTATCGAGGGGCTCGTGCTCAACAGGGTCACGGTGTCGCCCGCTGAGGCTTTGACGGCGGAGGAAGCGATCGTGGGGGCCGAGACTCTCGAGGAATCAGGCCAGCACATCGTGACGGCGGCGCTGCTGCGGATGCACGCGGACACTGTTCGAACGGCGGCGAGGCAGAGACACCTCGCGGAGCGATTCACCGCGGCTCACCCAGGGGTTGCCCAAGTCGTGGTTCCGGCCCTCGCTGATGACGTTCATGACCTGGATGGGCTGCGAGAGATCGGTTCCCTCTTGGTGGGCAGCTGA
- a CDS encoding WhiB family transcriptional regulator, translating into MSWSADWASSAACNGTDPDELFVQGAAQNRAKLICMGCDVRTECLADALDNRVEFGVWGGMTERERRALLRRREDVTSWRRLLQVAQDEYERLGVTVPSGDCWVPQQSHAVRHTT; encoded by the coding sequence ATGAGCTGGAGTGCTGACTGGGCATCATCGGCGGCGTGCAACGGAACTGACCCAGATGAGCTATTCGTGCAGGGCGCGGCTCAGAACCGCGCGAAGCTGATCTGCATGGGCTGTGACGTCAGGACTGAATGCCTGGCCGACGCGCTCGACAATCGCGTCGAGTTCGGCGTTTGGGGTGGCATGACAGAACGGGAGCGGCGAGCCCTGCTCCGTCGGCGAGAGGATGTGACGTCTTGGCGCCGCCTCCTCCAGGTCGCCCAAGACGAGTACGAGCGCCTGGGCGTCACTGTCCCGTCTGGGGACTGCTGGGTCCCCCAACAGTCACACGCTGTCCGGCACACGACCTGA
- a CDS encoding DUF4177 domain-containing protein, giving the protein MTRWEYVTAPVLVHNTKQILDNWGADGWELVQVVPGPNPEVLIAYFKRPGQT; this is encoded by the coding sequence ATGACGCGATGGGAGTACGTGACAGCGCCGGTCCTGGTGCACAACACGAAGCAGATTCTCGACAACTGGGGAGCTGACGGCTGGGAACTCGTGCAGGTGGTCCCGGGCCCGAACCCGGAAGTGCTGATCGCCTACTTCAAGCGCCCCGGCCAGACCTGA